Proteins encoded together in one Nostoc sp. PCC 7524 window:
- a CDS encoding IS701 family transposase, with product MKETTPTAMPPCFERWCQRFDDVFTHKAQKREFRHYIGGLLGESERKNLFQMADNAVGVTYHRLHHFLTEAPWSSGQVNERRLEIMNKCSQTRISRGFSLIIDDSGHRKSGNFTAGVGRQYIGEIGKTDNGIVVVTTHLYDGRKSLPLDIELYQHADSLAQGKQDPLFEKKPELAIKLIDQALNRKYQPGIVIVDAGYGNNTSFLLELEKRQLKYLGGLAKNRKVTVNQTDNIQQTIRLDELAQSLPKEAFTEIQTDLDKPKTLWVVTCEVEISSLTGKRNIAIVMNASTFSAATDIDYFITNISSSIVTPQWIVDTYSQRNWVEVFYREAKGWLGLKEYQVRDKRSLLRHFILVFCAYTFILWHQLTGGLRRRWANKPLNTFTEALEAFRTAMSFRFIDWLNLNRDVFAAYKASLGYIWA from the coding sequence ATGAAAGAAACCACTCCCACAGCGATGCCCCCGTGCTTTGAAAGATGGTGTCAAAGATTTGATGATGTGTTTACTCATAAAGCTCAAAAAAGAGAGTTTAGACACTATATAGGGGGATTACTGGGGGAAAGTGAGAGAAAAAACCTGTTTCAAATGGCGGATAATGCTGTAGGTGTAACTTACCACCGATTACATCACTTTTTGACCGAAGCACCTTGGTCTAGTGGGCAGGTGAATGAGCGTCGATTGGAAATCATGAATAAGTGCAGTCAAACGAGAATTAGTAGAGGTTTTAGCTTAATAATTGATGATTCTGGTCATAGAAAAAGTGGTAATTTTACTGCTGGTGTGGGGAGACAGTATATTGGAGAAATTGGCAAAACAGATAATGGAATCGTAGTAGTAACAACGCATTTATATGATGGCAGAAAAAGCTTACCGTTAGATATAGAGTTATATCAACACGCTGATTCTTTAGCTCAAGGAAAACAAGATCCTCTATTTGAGAAAAAACCAGAACTAGCAATCAAGTTAATAGATCAAGCCCTAAACAGAAAATATCAACCTGGGATAGTAATTGTAGATGCTGGATATGGCAACAATACATCATTTTTATTAGAGTTGGAAAAACGGCAATTAAAATATTTAGGAGGATTAGCTAAAAATCGAAAAGTAACAGTTAATCAAACAGATAATATTCAACAAACAATTCGGTTAGATGAATTAGCCCAGAGCTTACCCAAAGAGGCTTTCACAGAAATTCAAACAGATTTGGATAAACCCAAAACATTATGGGTAGTAACTTGTGAAGTGGAAATATCAAGTTTAACTGGAAAGCGAAATATTGCTATCGTCATGAATGCTTCTACTTTCTCAGCAGCCACCGATATTGACTACTTCATCACTAATATATCTTCATCAATTGTTACACCACAATGGATAGTTGATACATATTCTCAAAGGAATTGGGTAGAAGTTTTTTACAGGGAAGCTAAAGGATGGTTAGGACTTAAAGAATATCAAGTTCGTGATAAAAGGAGTTTACTGCGCCATTTTATTTTGGTTTTCTGTGCCTATACTTTTATTCTTTGGCATCAGTTAACTGGAGGATTAAGACGACGGTGGGCAAACAAACCTTTAAATACTTTTACTGAAGCTTTAGAAGCTTTCAGAACAGCCATGTCTTTTCGATTTATTGATTGGTTGAACTTAAATCGTGACGTGTTTGCTGCTTACAAAGCTAGTTTGGGTTACATTTGGGCTTGA
- a CDS encoding phosphoketolase family protein produces MTAITPKASSALPHFCEGIQYFGEVLPSFETYGATPAIASGQVAIADPQDPQAVYQTLLAADALRYLTLQITGSKASGHPGGFASQAEAYAALVMLGYKNIITEVGHHAPGFYSAMFLDRSLEDMGIFTVQQLRDRFREKHGLLGHLSGYIPGILAPAGPLGQGQHFAMAAALLHRDKLFPFTLGDGGLGEPYIMSSMAHFNTAYPSVTNFLPVLVWNGYSQEHHSMVSLKTNAQMTAYWQGNGFEEVILVDAKEFDDQNQPGDYVDSTAFSFEQRLAFTKAVLVAMDKAARSALSGKLTVFIIKQLKGAGVHARGAKSHNLYPKDTLDAPHIVSALQTRALPPEAWQIVRTNAERAGGGPAAKTVVTEFELPLPDLGTLPLEEYAVGGEPKVSTTAMGRLVGVVGQKDQNFLVTNADGNEASGIGNINQALKIIHPTTDELYNQAPNGQVYEPLSEDACAGLAAGLSLMGARTLWCSYESFAINGLPIWQTVTQAMAELRRQTPSTITLFTAGALEQGRNGWTHQRPEIEAYFASMMRNGNVFPVFPPDANSIQVCYDWALTTKNKGIVITASKSPLPIRTTLEQTRQGLEEGAVVLHEIPGGKQVVFAVIGDMTLIPVFEAAAFLETEGIGVKIVSVINPRRLYRPHDVAWDTCSEADGNFIDDAKFAELFDGDALIGVTGGVASMLEPIMLRSNSKRDTFAWKRGETTASAGELMAFNGLTAEALTKRAIELVH; encoded by the coding sequence ATGACTGCAATCACACCAAAGGCATCTTCGGCACTTCCACATTTTTGCGAAGGGATTCAATATTTTGGGGAAGTGCTACCAAGTTTTGAAACTTATGGTGCGACTCCTGCAATAGCATCAGGACAAGTAGCGATCGCAGATCCTCAAGACCCTCAAGCTGTGTATCAAACTTTGCTGGCTGCTGATGCTTTGCGCTACTTAACTCTACAAATCACTGGCAGTAAGGCATCTGGACACCCAGGCGGGTTTGCTAGCCAAGCGGAAGCTTACGCAGCTTTGGTCATGCTGGGGTATAAAAATATTATTACAGAAGTCGGACATCACGCACCCGGTTTTTATAGTGCTATGTTCCTTGACCGTTCATTAGAGGACATGGGCATATTTACAGTACAACAATTGCGCGATCGCTTCCGCGAAAAGCATGGACTTTTGGGACACCTTTCCGGTTACATCCCCGGTATTCTCGCCCCCGCCGGGCCTTTGGGACAAGGACAGCACTTTGCAATGGCGGCTGCACTCCTCCACCGAGACAAACTTTTCCCCTTCACCCTGGGCGACGGTGGACTAGGTGAACCCTACATCATGAGTTCAATGGCGCACTTTAACACCGCCTATCCCAGCGTCACCAACTTCTTACCCGTGTTGGTATGGAACGGTTACAGCCAAGAACATCACAGCATGGTTTCCCTGAAAACCAACGCCCAGATGACAGCTTATTGGCAAGGTAACGGTTTTGAGGAAGTCATCTTAGTCGATGCCAAAGAATTTGACGACCAAAACCAACCAGGAGACTATGTAGATAGTACCGCCTTTTCCTTCGAGCAACGCCTTGCCTTTACCAAAGCCGTACTCGTAGCAATGGATAAAGCCGCCCGTTCCGCCCTCAGTGGAAAACTCACAGTCTTTATTATCAAACAACTCAAAGGCGCAGGCGTTCACGCCAGAGGTGCGAAATCTCACAACCTCTATCCGAAAGATACCTTAGACGCGCCCCACATTGTCAGCGCACTCCAAACCCGTGCATTACCCCCAGAAGCTTGGCAAATCGTCAGAACCAACGCCGAACGCGCCGGAGGTGGCCCCGCCGCTAAAACGGTGGTGACAGAATTTGAGTTACCATTGCCAGATTTAGGTACATTACCTTTAGAAGAATATGCAGTAGGCGGCGAACCCAAAGTTTCAACCACCGCAATGGGACGACTAGTCGGTGTAGTCGGACAGAAAGACCAAAATTTCCTCGTCACCAACGCCGACGGTAACGAAGCATCAGGTATAGGTAACATCAACCAAGCTTTAAAGATTATCCACCCCACCACCGACGAATTATATAACCAAGCACCCAACGGGCAAGTTTACGAACCCTTAAGTGAAGATGCTTGTGCAGGTTTAGCGGCTGGTTTATCCTTGATGGGTGCAAGAACCCTGTGGTGTTCCTACGAATCTTTTGCCATCAACGGTTTACCCATTTGGCAAACCGTCACCCAAGCAATGGCAGAATTACGCCGTCAAACTCCCTCAACTATTACCTTATTCACAGCAGGCGCATTAGAACAAGGACGCAACGGCTGGACACACCAACGTCCAGAAATTGAAGCTTACTTTGCTTCCATGATGCGGAACGGTAATGTATTTCCTGTATTCCCCCCCGATGCTAACAGTATCCAAGTTTGTTATGACTGGGCGTTGACAACTAAGAATAAAGGAATTGTCATCACCGCCAGTAAATCACCCTTACCCATTCGCACCACCTTAGAACAAACCCGCCAAGGTTTAGAGGAAGGTGCAGTAGTGTTGCATGAAATTCCTGGTGGAAAGCAAGTTGTGTTTGCTGTCATTGGCGACATGACATTAATTCCCGTATTTGAAGCCGCCGCTTTCTTAGAAACAGAAGGTATCGGAGTGAAGATAGTTTCTGTAATTAATCCCCGTCGTTTATATCGTCCTCATGATGTTGCTTGGGATACCTGTTCTGAAGCTGATGGCAATTTCATTGATGATGCGAAATTCGCTGAATTATTTGATGGTGATGCGTTAATTGGTGTAACTGGTGGTGTGGCTTCGATGTTAGAACCCATCATGTTGCGGAGTAACAGCAAGCGCGATACTTTTGCCTGGAAGCGTGGGGAGACTACAGCTAGTGCTGGTGAGTTGATGGCGTTTAATGGTTTGACTGCTGAGGCGTTGACGAAGCGGGCTATTGAGTTGGTGCATTAA
- a CDS encoding restriction endonuclease — protein MTTDADYQARIITYGWDDLRILWSEIKTKSTSTFWDEGKALEYLVLRAFQLDGAEVAWPYTVKIQDTIVEQIDGVVYTDGLACLVECKDTAKEVNIEPIAKLRNQLLRRPATALGSVFSRSGFTEAAVTLTGFVAPQAILLWRGEEIEYSLTNQCICRFLVKKYRVCVQKCIPNYDIKTELFL, from the coding sequence ATGACCACAGATGCAGATTATCAAGCAAGAATTATCACTTATGGCTGGGATGACTTAAGGATATTATGGTCAGAAATTAAAACAAAAAGTACCTCAACCTTTTGGGATGAAGGTAAAGCATTAGAATATTTAGTTTTACGTGCATTCCAACTTGATGGCGCGGAAGTCGCTTGGCCTTATACCGTAAAAATTCAAGATACAATAGTAGAACAAATTGACGGGGTAGTATATACAGACGGTCTAGCCTGCTTAGTAGAATGCAAGGACACAGCTAAAGAAGTTAATATTGAACCCATAGCAAAGCTACGAAATCAACTACTAAGAAGACCAGCAACAGCTCTTGGTAGCGTGTTTAGCCGTAGTGGCTTTACAGAAGCAGCAGTGACTTTAACTGGATTTGTTGCACCCCAAGCTATTCTATTGTGGCGAGGAGAAGAAATTGAATACTCACTCACAAATCAATGTATATGTAGATTTCTAGTCAAAAAATACCGTGTTTGTGTTCAAAAATGTATCCCTAATTACGACATTAAAACGGAGCTTTTTCTATGA
- a CDS encoding CopG family transcriptional regulator gives MTDTHGKVQLTLELTPELNQTLEELANTIGTTKSDVLRQAITLMQSIVTAKEETLTSTFSPPTLEALSELNPWTQNLIGVIRLDSENPEESYVNYLEEKYS, from the coding sequence ATGACAGATACACATGGAAAAGTTCAACTAACCTTAGAATTAACACCCGAACTAAATCAAACCCTCGAAGAACTAGCCAATACAATAGGTACTACTAAAAGCGATGTTCTCCGTCAAGCTATCACATTAATGCAAAGTATAGTGACAGCAAAAGAAGAAACGCTGACTTCTACTTTTTCTCCGCCAACCCTAGAAGCTTTATCTGAACTTAACCCCTGGACACAAAACCTTATAGGTGTAATTCGTCTAGACTCAGAAAATCCAGAGGAAAGTTATGTAAATTACCTAGAGGAGAAATATAGTTGA
- a CDS encoding PIN domain-containing protein — MKRVLFDTDVLLDILAQRQPFVVASAQALNTVMTKQVQGFVSGHGVTNIFYILRRQIGNEVARKLIENLLLHIQIASVTDTVIHQALRSSIKDFEDAVTVAAAINANLEIIITRNKSDFILSPLPVMLPEEFLEIFSE, encoded by the coding sequence TTGAAGCGCGTATTGTTTGACACTGATGTATTACTTGATATTTTAGCACAGCGTCAACCTTTTGTTGTCGCTTCTGCACAAGCATTGAATACAGTAATGACAAAACAAGTGCAAGGTTTTGTCTCAGGACATGGCGTTACTAATATTTTCTATATTTTACGTAGGCAAATTGGGAATGAAGTAGCACGTAAGCTAATAGAAAATTTATTGCTACACATTCAAATTGCTAGTGTTACAGACACAGTTATTCACCAAGCATTGCGAAGTTCTATTAAAGATTTTGAAGATGCCGTAACAGTTGCAGCAGCGATAAATGCAAATTTAGAAATAATTATTACAAGAAATAAGAGTGATTTTATACTTTCACCATTGCCAGTAATGTTACCAGAAGAATTTTTAGAAATATTTTCTGAGTAA
- a CDS encoding ribbon-helix-helix domain-containing protein has protein sequence MAKISISLPDELLTYIDQKVENRSALIESLLRQWQEKQQDEALATACALVDELELGWKSEWQNYYDRYKTFCEDI, from the coding sequence ATGGCTAAAATCTCAATTTCATTGCCAGATGAATTACTAACTTACATTGACCAAAAAGTTGAAAATCGTAGTGCGCTGATTGAAAGTCTCTTGAGACAATGGCAAGAAAAACAACAAGATGAAGCACTAGCGACAGCCTGCGCTTTGGTTGATGAATTAGAATTAGGTTGGAAAAGCGAATGGCAGAATTATTACGACAGGTACAAAACATTCTGCGAAGATATCTAA
- a CDS encoding Uma2 family endonuclease, which produces MTLQALDKNTSTPEQRFLLPGYYTWEEFETIENLTADAAGLRITYFDGCIEFMTLGEQHEMIKSVIGILLALYFFEKGINFIPVGSATRRAKEKSASFEPDESYYIGEKKDNPDLAIEVNITSGSIDKLDKYKRFNITEVWFWENNQLSLYCLKNDNYEQINQSELFPDLDTNLLANCVLMPSIIDARKYFLQGIKK; this is translated from the coding sequence ATGACTCTCCAAGCCTTAGATAAAAATACCTCAACTCCAGAACAGCGATTTCTCCTACCTGGTTATTACACTTGGGAAGAATTCGAGACTATAGAAAACTTAACCGCAGATGCAGCAGGGTTGCGGATAACTTATTTTGATGGGTGCATTGAATTTATGACGCTAGGTGAACAACACGAAATGATTAAAAGCGTGATTGGGATATTATTAGCATTATACTTTTTTGAAAAAGGTATAAACTTTATCCCAGTAGGTAGTGCTACGCGTCGCGCCAAAGAAAAAAGTGCATCCTTTGAACCAGACGAATCTTATTACATAGGGGAAAAAAAAGACAATCCAGATTTAGCAATTGAAGTTAATATCACCAGTGGCAGTATTGACAAACTAGATAAATACAAACGATTTAATATTACTGAAGTTTGGTTTTGGGAAAATAATCAATTATCTCTATATTGCTTGAAAAACGATAACTATGAGCAAATTAATCAAAGTGAATTATTCCCAGATTTAGATACAAATTTATTAGCAAATTGTGTTTTAATGCCTTCAATTATTGATGCTAGAAAATACTTCCTGCAAGGAATTAAAAAATAG
- the ilvC gene encoding ketol-acid reductoisomerase — MARMYYDEDANLDLLAGKTIAIIGYGSQGHAHALNLKDSGLNVIVGLYPGSKSAEKAQAAGLTVKSVADAASAADFIMILLPDEVQKTVYKNEIEPNLKAGDVLAFAHGFNIHFGQVVPPANVDVVMVAPKGPGHLVRRTYEQGQGVPALFAVYQDATGKARDRAMAYARGIGGTRAGILETTFREETETDLFGEQAVLCGGLSALIKAGFETLVEAGYQPELAYFECLHEVKLIVDLVVEGGLATMRDSISNTAEYGDYTRGPRIVNAQTKAEMKKILSEIQSGQFAREFVLENQAGKPGFTAMRRQEAEHPIEEVGKDLRAMFSWLKKV; from the coding sequence ATGGCCCGGATGTACTATGACGAAGATGCAAATTTAGACCTTTTAGCTGGAAAAACCATTGCAATTATCGGCTATGGCTCCCAAGGTCATGCCCACGCCCTAAATTTAAAAGATAGTGGTTTAAATGTAATTGTAGGGCTATATCCGGGTAGTAAGTCGGCAGAAAAAGCCCAAGCAGCTGGGTTAACAGTCAAAAGTGTAGCAGATGCTGCTAGTGCTGCTGACTTCATTATGATTTTGTTACCTGATGAAGTCCAAAAAACAGTTTATAAAAACGAGATTGAGCCAAATCTCAAAGCTGGTGATGTGTTAGCTTTTGCTCACGGTTTTAACATTCACTTTGGACAAGTTGTACCACCTGCAAATGTAGATGTGGTAATGGTTGCACCCAAAGGCCCTGGCCATTTAGTAAGACGCACTTACGAACAAGGACAAGGCGTACCAGCTTTGTTTGCAGTATATCAAGATGCCACTGGTAAGGCACGCGATCGCGCGATGGCATACGCTAGAGGTATCGGTGGAACTCGCGCCGGGATTCTGGAAACTACTTTCCGTGAAGAAACCGAAACCGATTTGTTTGGTGAACAAGCAGTATTATGCGGTGGTTTGAGTGCCTTAATCAAAGCTGGCTTTGAAACTTTAGTAGAAGCCGGTTATCAGCCAGAATTAGCTTATTTTGAATGTCTGCACGAAGTGAAGCTAATTGTGGACTTGGTTGTCGAAGGTGGTTTAGCCACAATGCGCGATAGCATTTCTAATACTGCTGAATACGGCGATTATACCCGTGGACCCCGGATTGTCAACGCCCAAACCAAGGCGGAAATGAAGAAGATTCTCAGCGAGATTCAATCTGGACAATTTGCACGGGAATTTGTGCTGGAAAATCAAGCCGGTAAACCAGGATTCACTGCTATGCGTCGTCAAGAAGCAGAACACCCCATTGAAGAAGTTGGTAAAGATTTACGGGCAATGTTTAGCTGGTTGAAGAAAGTTTAA
- a CDS encoding EndoU domain-containing protein: MSNLRLQQLAKTLAFVLLTAPLCWQNPVAAQPEQKLLPFFDNVDNPVRVGFPRGQQVDITPPLPKLNSFDQAVLATCGPIGTRVSPNKFKQLMAAYPEVLQKLQKVSGGELISGRKNKAQFLEDLTNIWFKRRGFEHIFCGEIYNANDIGGLHFYGRYLQLQNQGIGGRLPNNQRREEVVPGVIYTMGVVIKQGNQTVTDVIKGYSYISNAEEMLLDATQAFKKQKNTEGACIYNVQDQDTDRTFPTVFVRKDQAIITFYPDATPQGAKCRN, translated from the coding sequence ATGTCAAACCTGAGATTGCAGCAGCTAGCTAAAACCTTAGCTTTTGTCCTCCTAACTGCTCCATTGTGTTGGCAAAATCCAGTTGCAGCCCAGCCAGAACAGAAATTATTACCATTCTTTGATAATGTAGATAACCCTGTGCGTGTAGGTTTCCCTAGAGGACAACAAGTAGATATTACACCACCACTACCTAAGTTGAATTCTTTCGACCAAGCTGTACTTGCAACGTGCGGCCCTATCGGTACAAGAGTCAGCCCTAATAAATTTAAACAGTTAATGGCTGCTTATCCAGAAGTATTGCAAAAACTGCAAAAAGTTAGTGGTGGTGAACTAATCTCAGGACGCAAAAACAAGGCTCAATTTTTGGAAGATTTAACGAATATTTGGTTTAAGCGTCGCGGATTTGAACATATTTTCTGTGGCGAGATTTATAACGCTAATGATATTGGGGGGTTGCATTTTTATGGCAGATATTTACAACTCCAAAATCAAGGCATTGGTGGTAGATTACCCAACAATCAGCGACGAGAAGAAGTTGTTCCAGGTGTAATTTATACAATGGGTGTAGTTATAAAACAAGGCAATCAGACAGTAACAGATGTCATTAAAGGTTACAGTTACATCAGCAATGCTGAAGAAATGCTATTAGATGCTACCCAAGCATTTAAAAAACAAAAAAATACCGAAGGTGCGTGTATTTACAATGTCCAAGATCAGGACACAGACAGGACTTTTCCGACAGTTTTTGTGAGGAAAGACCAGGCTATTATTACTTTCTACCCTGATGCTACTCCTCAAGGGGCAAAATGTAGAAATTGA
- a CDS encoding alpha/beta hydrolase codes for MQFFPILQRLYKYPFKQLISQTAALGMGISVFLLNTNAYAAEQVILKYGNFQAPISVEELNKFAVTGEITPTLEAYFQASQQDPVLARQALTEGIKANPALLNNLLSGWTGQILVSQIGEVIRPTAKPLDKEGLRSAVTASISQDGKVTLIGAIRNYPEDTVELEGERIIPVYQRLNNLARILII; via the coding sequence ATGCAGTTTTTTCCAATTCTTCAACGACTCTACAAATATCCATTCAAGCAACTAATATCTCAAACAGCAGCTTTAGGTATGGGAATTAGTGTTTTCCTGCTAAATACTAATGCTTATGCTGCGGAACAAGTAATTTTAAAGTATGGCAATTTTCAAGCTCCTATCTCTGTAGAAGAGTTGAATAAATTTGCCGTTACTGGTGAAATTACGCCGACACTAGAAGCCTATTTCCAAGCATCTCAACAAGATCCAGTTTTAGCTCGTCAAGCACTCACAGAGGGCATCAAAGCTAACCCTGCTCTTTTAAATAATTTGCTGTCTGGTTGGACAGGGCAGATTTTAGTTTCCCAAATTGGCGAGGTAATTCGTCCTACTGCAAAACCACTAGACAAGGAAGGACTCCGAAGTGCTGTCACCGCATCTATTAGCCAAGATGGTAAAGTTACACTCATAGGAGCTATTCGTAATTATCCAGAGGATACTGTTGAACTTGAAGGTGAACGAATTATCCCTGTTTATCAAAGGCTCAACAACTTAGCAAGAATATTAATAATTTAG